One window of the Tachypleus tridentatus isolate NWPU-2018 chromosome 10, ASM421037v1, whole genome shotgun sequence genome contains the following:
- the LOC143230477 gene encoding uncharacterized protein LOC143230477, which produces MLPRTLLCGLDEDKMAGKEHKVSIYSKVIATLLTFQVFDPSSGCPPKENLYPQCTCTTGIVISCKIKTLGDIPVWAFRGYSISRLELTMSKTEEKFTFGRYFFMGLTIKAIELKSFSIETLNLMKDFEGLEKTLTELSVVTSSVGKVEATEIQQLNQQFSLFQTLTIEGSMCLLDSNINYIGIPNIKSFTCTGKSGAIKVDEISITHLLSDLSKLEIINLGGVGFKRIERNTFPSDASKLRIINLRDNELVELELHMFERMPALREVYLQGNKLTTIDKNVFQPVWNQLTHLYVNCNDVACECNVSWILYVPKKPANFIPPTCRGSATNSSSSEKFFGLILTDIELEDLCPTWIHYV; this is translated from the exons ATGTTGCCAAGGACGTTACTCTGTGGATTGGACGAAGACAAGATGGCAGGAAAAGA aCACAAGGTATCGATATATTCTAAAGTTATTGCAACATTGCTGACTTTTCAAGTATTTGATCCCTCATCAGGATGTCCACCTAAAGAAAACCTTTACCCACAATGTACATGCACAACTGGAATTGTCATATCGTGCAAAATCAAGACACTTGGAGACATTCCTGTGTGGGCTTTTCGAGGATACAGTATCAGTCGCCTTGAACTCACAATGtctaaaacagaagaaaaatttaCTTTTGGTCGTTATTTCTTCATGGGGCTAACTATAAAGGCTATCGAGCTGAAATCATTTTCGATTGAAACTTTAAACTTGATGAAGGACTTCGAGGGCTTAGAGAAGACACTAACTGAACTGTCAGTTGTAACATCTTCTGTTGGTAAGGTAGAAGCTACAGAAATTCAGCAATTAAACCAACAGTTTTCTCTATTTCAAACTCTAACCATAGAAGGGAGTATGTGTTTGTTGGACAGCAACATAAATTATATAGGAATACCTAACATCAAGAGCTTTACTTGTACTGGCAAATCAGGCGCTATCAAGGTAGATGAAATTTCTATTACTCACCTGTTGTCAGATTTATCAAAACTTGAAATTATTAACCTAGGTGGCGTTGGTTTCAAACGTATAGAAAGAAACACATTTCCCTCGGATGCAAGTAAACTAAGGATAATCAActtaag AGATAACGAATTGGTGGAACTCGAACTGCATATGTTTGAAAGAATGCCAGCTCTTCGTGAAGTCTACCTACAAGGAAACAAGCTAACCACGATagacaaaaatgtatttcaaccaGTATGGAATCAACTGACTCACCTTTACGTAAACT gtAATGATGTCGCTTGTGAGTGCAATGTCTCCTGGATTCTCTACGTTCCAAAGAAACCTGCAAATTTCATACCTCCAACATGTCGTGGTTCAGCAACAAATAGTTCCTCAAGCGAGAAATTTTTTGGACTAATATTAACTGACATTGAGTTAGAAGATCTGTGCCCAACATGGATCCACTATGTATAA